tgaatggttcagctgGAAGGAATATTTCAGGATATTTGCACTGAACCATTCAACCCTCTATGAAATTGCGTAGTACCTCGGCGCTGAACCATACGACACAACACGAGTTTGGCCTTTTTTTTTCCTACACCTAATTTACTCCaccaacggctatttttttcaaatttcaaattttaaaATGTTCCCTTTTTTCCCTACACCTAGTTTACACCACCAACGGttatgttttcaaattttgaattgcGAAATGTTTGACAATTTGTTCCAACGGTTatttgtttcaaaatttgaaaatttaccaaactaaggaattctttcaTTACATTGCAAAACAAGGCTACAATGgtttttgaagaaattaaaaatGTACATTAAAATTAAATGTATACAAAAAGGCATTTAAAATATAAATCAACCATAAAAATTAAGACACTCCATAAAAGAAAAAGCACTTAAAACACGCAACCTTccataaaaaagaaataacactccgtgaaaaaaaaataacaatccATATGTTTTCATAAACACTACAAGTACACTTTCATTCAATCAAAAGAAATGACGGGGTTGTTGGGTGTACTGAGTATCATAAACAACGTTAGGAATGCTTTCATCCATCAACGTATCGGTAAATTCATTGCtttggtgatgttgttgttgatcttgTGATGTAGTAGCTCCATCTTCACGCGTAGGACGGTAATAATCTTGATTTGAAAGCCAATGTGTATATATACTATCCAATGAAAGATCTCCTGGATTGTTTGGATGTTGGGAAAACACATAtggcattgaagaagaagaagatctgccAGATGAGGAACACGAAGTTGTAGCTCGACGCAATGTCTCATTCCATACGACTCGACGATCTCCAAGCTCGAATGAACAATATTGTTGTTCCATAAACCTATAACAATCCTCCTTCTAGTATACAGTAGAGAGATTTAGTTAAATATTCAAGAAACTTAAAATGAAAATGCAAACAAATAATATAAATGTACTTACCATTGTCTAACCCATCTGGCGAAAGTTATACGGACAAGGAAGCCTTGGGACTGGTATTGGTTGTTCTACGCCGGCTTCATTGGAAAGTGGTAAAGTGAAATTTATTTCCGGCAGTTATGACAGGGGGTCATTCAGTGTGCCATAAGTACATGTCTGCGACATCAGGTTAAGAGGCGGTTGATTAGGAAACAAATAGGGAGGAACAACTGTTCTGGCCACTGCTATCTCATCGACGTTTTCTGAATGGTATGACTCAATGAGATAAAGTCCAacactcttcttcttccaccacTTGTTATATTGATCCTCAGTGACTTCATATAGTGATCGTTCCTTACATCTATAATGTCCACAATTGAGTGCAAATTTGGAGGATTTGCTGGGACTACAATCACACCTGTTATCTTCCTATGGAATCTCTCAGCCAAGTAACAACTAattcttgtgtttattttttctAGGTCAAAAAACACAACTCTCCTTCTGGATAACTATAGTGCGTGGTCATAGTGCACTCCCACAGAATACTCACTATCCAACCATGATTTCCAAATACATGATGTACTTGTTCTAGTATCAATCTGTCCTCTTGCATTTGGAGACCGTATGTTTCCTTGTATCCTTTTGTTCTCCTTTTTGTACTCTCTTCCTTGATTGAATGTATAGAACAATAGAACAGATAATTATATGATACTATATGATATTCATTAGTATTAATGGGACGGTGTGTAGGAACCCGCCCGGTTAGTTCCTTTACAGATTAAGTAAAATTTGATGTCCAGCATCTAAAGATCATGTCTGAGTGGTGTAGTGGTTATCACGTTTGCTTTACACGCAAAAGGTCTCCGGTTCGAACCCGGGCTTGGACagttactttttctttttctttttaattttttcctatttttttttatctggtTCCGCAACTTTtatgtttttgttgttgattcTTTCTTCATCGTGCAAATTTTGGATCCGGGCTTGATGCAGATTCATGAAGCATATTTCGGATGCTGGAACTGATTTCTCGATCAATTTGCAGCACTACTGGTACTTTAAGACGAGACCATGAATTTGTCAGGTAAGTTTGCAAAACAAATGATTGGATGGGTGAAGGATGAGAAATTTGTTGAAAGAAGATGGAAACTACAAGGGACCACAAGGAcaaagtttcgaactcaggtcactgtTATCATCACCCGGTGACTTTACCACACGGATAACAACAAAAGAGTAGAAAAGGAAAACTATTTCATGGATAACACAATTCACTAGCTAATCACTTACTAGGGGTATTAACAGCAACTGCCATCTGGTTCACACCCTATGAAGTTTATCATTCATGAGCAACTTTGACTACCTGTTTCCCGATGTTTTGGCCGGTAAAGAGACCAATTAACGCAGCAGGAGCACTCTCAAGACCTTCCACCATATCTTCAACATAAGTTAACTTTTCATCTTTGAAATACTGCTTCATCAATTCCATGAACTCTGGGTAAAGGTGAAAGTGATCTGAAACATTGAACCCTTCCATACGAACACGTTTCAGGACAGGTTGTGTTAAGTTGTGAACCCCATCGGGTTTCTGAAGATTGTACTGTGAAATCATTCCACAAACAGGGATTCTACCATGGACAGCCATATTTGGGAGCACAGCCTCGAGCATTTTTCCACCCACATTCTCAAAGTAAATATCAATCCCCTTAGGAAAGTACCTAAAATGCGCATACCAAATTAGGAGTTGGAAAAACTAGGTGATCTGATGCTGTACAATTTGTAGTACAAGTTATAAATTCTTAAGAGAGTTATATGAAACTAGAGTTTCAATTAAAGGAGATGAATAACAATCTATATCGGGTGTTAGCATCAAGATATGGGTTATGGTAAACAAAGATCTGGAGAAAGCAAAAGTATAATCTAGATTAAAATTCTCACGGAATAAATGCGAATTCAGACCTTTCTAAAGTTGCAGTCAAGTCTGCCTCTTCTTTATAATTAAAAGCATCATCATATCCAAACTTGTTCTTCAACAAATCAACCTGAAGTGAAATCAAACAAGAAAAGATAATCATCAATTGAGCACTCACTTGAAAGAGTTAAAAGGTTTCACGTTCTTAATGTATGGAGACAATTAGGTGCATCATTTTCTTACCTTTTCATTTGATCCGGCACTTCCAACAACATAACAACCCATCATCTTTGCAAATTGACCAACAATCTGTCCAACTGCACCAGATGCAGCCGATACATATACAGATTCTCCCTTTTTAGGAGAAGCAAGCACATTGAACCCAACATAAGCAGTCATACCAGGCATACCTAGGATGCAACAACGGAACATAGAGAGTATTCGCCAAACTTACTACTTACTAAACTGAACTTGAAACTAATCAATAAACTAGGTTTCATTAAGAAATCAAAAATAAACTATGGGAATTCAGTTAACCAACAACTTACCCAGGATTCCCGTGTAATATGAAAGAGGTACATCAGTGTAGTTTATTTTCCTTAGGGACGAAGGATCAGGGTTCTTGATGAGGCTGTACTGCT
This is a stretch of genomic DNA from Papaver somniferum cultivar HN1 chromosome 1, ASM357369v1, whole genome shotgun sequence. It encodes these proteins:
- the LOC113318512 gene encoding 2-alkenal reductase (NADP(+)-dependent)-like gives rise to the protein MANGDEVSNNQILFRDYISGFPKETDMILSTSATIKLKVPEGSNSVLLKNLYLSCDPYMRCRMTQSDSYVAAFTPGSPITGYAVSEVLDSGNPNFEKGDYVWGFAGWEQYSLIKNPDPSSLRKINYTDVPLSYYTGILGMPGMTAYVGFNVLASPKKGESVYVSAASGAVGQIVGQFAKMMGCYVVGSAGSNEKVDLLKNKFGYDDAFNYKEEADLTATLERYFPKGIDIYFENVGGKMLEAVLPNMAVHGRIPVCGMISQYNLQKPDGVHNLTQPVLKRVRMEGFNVSDHFHLYPEFMELMKQYFKDEKLTYVEDMVEGLESAPAALIGLFTGQNIGKQVVKVAHE